In Aerococcaceae bacterium zg-252, the genomic window TTATATTCATATAAATACTTCTCCTTACTTAAATATTAATAATACATAATTAACAATTGAAATAATAACTAACAAGTATGACGAACCCCATAATTCTTAATATTTTTTACCGCTTTGCATTGATTCCCCTTTTGGATTTCAATGACCTCACATTAACAATATAATACACTTGATAGTACAACTCACCTCATTATACTCGTCTTTTACGTAATATTTAATCTATGATATAGCGGTTACTGAATTAAAGATATTATCATGATCGAAAATACAAAATTCATAAATTACCATTTATATCAAAATAACCAACACCACGATATTACTTTTTTCTGTATATGTATAATATACATCACAAAAAAATCGTTGGCAACAAAATATACTTAAAACGCCCAGAAAAATTTGACTACCCTCTTTCTAATATGCTATCGTAAAGTTATTAAAAATAAACTTCGTACAACACATAGTTTAACATGCACCACAGGAAAACATCTTATGAACGTAGACATCTATCCTGGATATTATATAAGTGAGTAAGCACTTCAATAGCTATGTGAAAACGATGTTCTTTTCAACTGCTTGGACCTAGGAAAAGGAGAAAACTTCAATGAATGAAATAATAAAATTAAAACCCTTTACCGAGCTAAATCTCAAACACATTTGGGAAATCGGTTATAGAGAGCACTCTCCTGAATGGAAAAAATGGGACGCACCTTATTTTGACGATTATAAAGCATTTGCTACCTTTGATTCTTTTAAACAATCTAATGTATATCATTTTCTAAGTTCATCTTCAGTCCAAGGAATTTTCATTTCAGAAAAGCCAATCGGTATGGTTTCTTATTACTGGGAAAATGAAAAAACTAGATGGCTAGAAATCGGCATTATTATCTTTGATTGCAATTATTGGAGTGGAGGGTATGGTGCTCAAGCATTACTTCTTTGGATAGAGTATATTTTTTCCACTATTACAAAATTAGAACATATAGGTTTAACTACTTGGAGTGGCAATCAACGTATGATGCGAGTCGCTGAAAAAATTGGTATGACAAAAGAAGCTCAAATTCGAAAAGTCAGATTCTGGGAAGATGTCTACTACGATTCAATTAAATACGGCATTCTTAGACAAGAATGGAAAGCACGATTAGAATAAATTTAGAAACAGTTAAGAAATACGTTTTATCCGAAATGTAGTTTCTTAACTGTTTTATTGTCTCTACAATCATTATTCCTTGATAGCCGGCATATTTTTGTCTTGAACTGTTTTACACAGCAAAACAGGAGCTCCTTACGAACTCCTGTTTATTCGCTATCTTAATTTTACTACTCTTTGGAAGTATGCCGCTTGCCAATTGCTAAAGCATCAGCCTCAGACATCTCAATTACTTTTGAAAAATTAGTATTTCTTGGCATATTATCCTTAGAGTACCAGTAAACATCTGCTTTACCACGCCGTGCGATATGCACCACTTCAGCTAGATGCGATTCTACTTCAGCATTGCTATTGGCATCTTGAGCCTCTGTATCAGTAGGCACAAGTGACGGTTCAGCCATTCCAGTTAAATAATCAATAATAGCATTTTGAGAATAGTTTTCCAGTGTTACTGTTGTAATTCCATATTCATCAGAAAATTCCTTATCACTTCCAAGCGTTATTGGAAGAAGATTTCCCTCATCGTCAATACCAACATACTGAAGAACTATTTGTCGTGGCACGAGTTCATCATCCGTATAAACCGGCACTACTTTGTAATCTAACCAATAGTTCGGATGAAGTGCCAGCCAATTATCCAAACGATTTTCGTAGTAGAGCATTCCCTCGGGGTTACTGTCATCTGTACCGTCATAATTTCCAATATTCGTCCAAGCAGTTAATTGAACAAGATTTCTACCCTCATCGGTCAAGCCACTAAACTGATAACCGATAAGATGACCTCTATGA contains:
- a CDS encoding GNAT family N-acetyltransferase; this encodes MNEIIKLKPFTELNLKHIWEIGYREHSPEWKKWDAPYFDDYKAFATFDSFKQSNVYHFLSSSSVQGIFISEKPIGMVSYYWENEKTRWLEIGIIIFDCNYWSGGYGAQALLLWIEYIFSTITKLEHIGLTTWSGNQRMMRVAEKIGMTKEAQIRKVRFWEDVYYDSIKYGILRQEWKARLE
- a CDS encoding DNA/RNA non-specific endonuclease is translated as MKRFLRLIVLMCVSIFSILTLTQNVKANQWDYSFLDILEPTGEKQMILGEFDSLGRATSAHIQLQDKDEPTKEREPRINFDPQGWHNYKMAYSSEGKKAYLFHRGHLIGYQFSGLTDEGRNLVQLTAWTNIGNYDGTDDSNPEGMLYYENRLDNWLALHPNYWLDYKVVPVYTDDELVPRQIVLQYVGIDDEGNLLPITLGSDKEFSDEYGITTVTLENYSQNAIIDYLTGMAEPSLVPTDTEAQDANSNAEVESHLAEVVHIARRGKADVYWYSKDNMPRNTNFSKVIEMSEADALAIGKRHTSKE